The Deltaproteobacteria bacterium genome includes the window GTTCGACGGGTCCGGGAAGTCGGCCTCCCAGCCGAGCAGGAAGAGCGGCACCATGCCCGGATGGCGCACCGCCTCGATCAGCGCCGGGAAGTCGACCGGCTTGAGCGCCAGCTCGACGCCGATCGCCCGCAGGTCCTGCTGGATCGACTGGGCGAGCCGCATCGATCCCTCGTCGCGTGACGCCCAGAGCGTCGTCGCGAAGCCCTGGCCGAGGCCGGCCGCCTCGAGCCGGGCGCGGGCTGCGCGCGGGTCGAAAGCGTAGCCCGGCGTCGAGGCGTCGTACCCCGGCATGTCGGGCGGCAGGATCGTGGTGGCGACCACGCCCCGGCCGTCGATCAGCTCGAGGAGCCTGGGCTTGTCGACCGCCATGTTGAATGCCTGCCGCACCCCCGCCTGGTCGAACGGCGGCATGGCGCAGTTGAGGCCGAGGTACTGCGTGCGCAGCGTCGTGCGCTCGAGGAGGAGCGGCTGGTAGCGCGGGTCGGCGACGACCCGGGCGAACTCGGCCGAGGGAACCCCCGAGATGTCGATCTCGCCGCGCTGGTACTTGAACCAGCCGAGCTGGTCGCTGAGCCCCACCGTCACCTCGATCCCGTCCAGGTACGGGAGCCCCGACCGGAAGTAGAGCGGGTTGCGCGCCAGCCGCATGCGCTGCCCCTCGACCCACTCCGCGAGCGTGAAGGCGCCGGTGCCCACGGGCTGGCGGCGGAAGCCGAGGTCCCCTGCCCGCTCCACCGCCTCGCGGTCGACGACCGACGCGAACGGCATGGCGAGCTTGTGAAGGAAGAGCGGGTCGACGGCCGCAAGCACGAACTCGACGCGGTCGGACGCCGGCGTCGTGATGCCGCGGACCTCCGTGACGCGGCCGGCGACGTAGTCGTCGACCCCGTCGAGGCCCGCGAAGAACTCGGCGCCCGGCGAGTGCAGTGCGGGCCGGAGCAGGCGTTCGAGCGAGTACTTGACGTCGCCGGCGGCGAGGACGCGTCCGCTGCTGAAATGTACCCCATGGCGGAGCGTGAAGGCGAAGCGCCGGCCGTCCGGGCTCACCTGCCACGACTCGGCGAGCTCGGGCACGATGTTCGTCCCGTCGTCGTAGTCGACGAGCGTGTTGAAGAGCATCTGCTCGAAAGCCCAGGAGCCCGTGTCGTAGCCGATGGCCGGGTCGAGGGTGTGCACGTCCTCGGCGGCGCCGAGCCGGAGCGTGCCGCCCGGCCGCGGGGTCTCGTTCGCACCGGCGGCCGGTCCCGCCGGCGGCGGATCGAGCGGCACAGCGCACGCCGCCATGAGGACGCAGGCGGCGAGAAGCCCTCCCCTCACCCGCGTCGCTCCCCGAGGAGATCGATCAGCCCGTAGCCCACGAGGTTGAAGCCGATCACCGCCAGCGACACCGCCACGCCCGGCAGCACCACCAGCCACGGCGCGACGGCGAAGTAGGTCTGCACCTCGCTCACCATGCGGCCCCACGACGGCGTCGGCAGCGGCACCCCGAGGCCGAGATAGGAGAGGCCGGCGTCGATGCCGATCGCTCCCGACATGCCGAGGGCGGCGAGCACGACGACCCCGGGCAGCACGCCCGGCAGGAGGTGGCGGACGATGATGCGGGCGTGCGAGGCGCCGAGCGCCCGGGCCGCCAGGAGGTAGTCCCGCTCACGGAGCGACAGCACCTCGCCGCGGACCGTGCGGGCGAACGTCGTCCAGCCGACGACGCCGATGACCAGCGGGATGGTGAGCAGCGACGGCGGCAGCACGGTCGCCAGCACGATCAGGAGGAGCAGCGTCGGCATGGTGAGGACGAGGTCGACGA containing:
- a CDS encoding ABC transporter substrate-binding protein, translated to MRGGLLAACVLMAACAVPLDPPPAGPAAGANETPRPGGTLRLGAAEDVHTLDPAIGYDTGSWAFEQMLFNTLVDYDDGTNIVPELAESWQVSPDGRRFAFTLRHGVHFSSGRVLAAGDVKYSLERLLRPALHSPGAEFFAGLDGVDDYVAGRVTEVRGITTPASDRVEFVLAAVDPLFLHKLAMPFASVVDREAVERAGDLGFRRQPVGTGAFTLAEWVEGQRMRLARNPLYFRSGLPYLDGIEVTVGLSDQLGWFKYQRGEIDISGVPSAEFARVVADPRYQPLLLERTTLRTQYLGLNCAMPPFDQAGVRQAFNMAVDKPRLLELIDGRGVVATTILPPDMPGYDASTPGYAFDPRAARARLEAAGLGQGFATTLWASRDEGSMRLAQSIQQDLRAIGVELALKPVDFPALIEAVRHPGMVPLFLLGWEADFPDPSNFLIVLLHSRSRGTNNNAFYASPAVDRLLDEAEPLLDPARRFRLFHEAEVRIMQDAPWVPLFHPVGFAIRHPRVRNYQLHPLRPSRVETVWLAG
- a CDS encoding ABC transporter permease yields the protein MAEAALRGLGSRQRSRRLFAAGMILVGGLGIVAAAAPWLTAYDPDAIVVPHYAGPLPPGGAHPLGTDTLGRDVWARLAYGARTSLFVGGLAMTLSLGIGVTVGLVGGYFGGAVDTALMWLVDLVLTMPTLLLLIVLATVLPPSLLTIPLVIGVVGWTTFARTVRGEVLSLRERDYLLAARALGASHARIIVRHLLPGVLPGVVVLAALGMSGAIGIDAGLSYLGLGVPLPTPSWGRMVSEVQTYFAVAPWLVVLPGVAVSLAVIGFNLVGYGLIDLLGERRG